A window of Belonocnema kinseyi isolate 2016_QV_RU_SX_M_011 chromosome 9, B_treatae_v1, whole genome shotgun sequence contains these coding sequences:
- the LOC117179667 gene encoding uncharacterized protein LOC117179667 isoform X1, which translates to MTQFEMDFTVKDEFPSQSSSSSFDLVQDIKEEKLEEAYFIIKSEYEEGDFDFAEDAASEYRLDSLQPLDQESKVLPLNCNNEKIIFDSIKLEDDQEVEFMEVDCSATQSKPNDSLVGFPKSLQKGTKKEAPSLCQDPLKNTDNIRITLSNSTPPTIWTPVLKCPKKCHLRIKEKEQKQAFVSYWQKSTVKSRFDFLYNMTELAERSNSGNIYDASFYLNTEKGRRQMCRHCFSHILGEQQESLKVVLNDKLLEMERLEEKTEKSIESKNKKKTDHVTSQVDVDNDCAIESILKSSKQEEKNTVSIWKPLDYCQHKCHLKLTDDEQKLIFYSYRQECSDFISKFNFLSELIRLVPTYKSTSNDSEEEYSPRFYFKINEGYQRVCEGCFQHILGEDSSCIKAVLQNKILSIIQFKEEKLQEKKNQMPETSTRIDLPFDTKVRFWTRIPKCPKECYLKITEDDQERIFALYWDDSTLKSRYKFLNDRIHIARGENNSKLIINFFLDTMTGRVTVCRLCFQTVLAEKHIMIRRILDAKLMELESHRDVAEFFPASSVVDKTRVVEAHIMKFPLISKIHNVTEDGSSKYLPFGLTIEIMYNLYRKEISNPVDIDAYIEVLTKMNLKFQSTHQVDCEQCATAEERISAASDVYVQSKMRSLHDVHVNQAIESYTCYLQDEGSANSFNSVLVCSFTLHHSLPTPLVDEPTSYYTQPLWTYGLTIQAQSKNRSTCKLKTYMWDQTQGRKTGNEIASCLYQYLQNLPPRIKSVIIYSTSCHGESRRKNLSRMFLHLLANHKTLLAVNHKFFVDKHSPIEQSLTNDWLETMKNHIGSIEEPSDWYDAFAVEGDEPDYQREVLVMKAKNFYDFEFSEALATHSVKKDEPLILENVRWLRYTKEGVYCKYSWSKTDPFCIMKFEVHSLGRRKLKQLEVVPMTEKKKKNLLNLLPFLSPGVRSFYKGLPAVENGHSSYLNLKDCSSRRKDRERSWKRPFANIDTQENNDELSEDSTVEEELDLRISGPEVDIIDLEEPPKKSFKKVHNKTHFNHLQGMVKEEKSEENHEEVNSKYSGIKTYHKSKDLKTV; encoded by the exons ACATCAAAGAGGAAAAATTGGAAGAAgcatactttattattaaaagtgaATATGAAGAAGGAGATTTTGACTTTGCCGAAGATGCAGCCTCAGAATACAGGCTTGATTCATTACAACCTTTAGATCAGGAGTCGAAAGTCCTGCCGTTAAACTGTAATAACGAGAAAATTATATTCGACAGTATTAAATTAGAAGATGATCAAGAAGTTGAGTTCATGGAAGTCGACTGTTCTGCGACTCAATCCAAGCCCAATGATTCTTTGGTTGGTTTTCCTAAATCACTacaaaaaggaacaaaaaaagaAGCTCCTTCATTGTGTCAAGATCCTCTAAAAAACACGGATAATATAAGGATCACACTCAGTAATTCTACGCCTCCAACTATCTGGACACCTGTACTCAAATGTCCCAAAAAATGCCACTTGCGcataaaagaaaaagaacaaaaacaaGCTTTTGTATCTTATTGGCAAAAGTCAACGGTAAAGTCCAGGTTTGATTTCTTATATAATATGACAGAACTGGCAGAAAGGTCCAACTCTGGAAACATATATGATGCAAGCTTCTACCTAAACACGGAAAAAGGTCGTCGACAAATGTGTAGACATTGTTTCAGTCATATCTTGGGTGAACAACAGGAATCCCTCAAAGTAGTTTTAAACGACAAATTACTTGAAATGGAGC GACTTGAAGAGAAGacagaaaaaagtattgaatcaaaaaataaaaaaaaaactgatcatGTAACCTCCCAAGTTGATGTTGATAATGATTGCGCAatagaatcaattttaaaatcatcaaaacaaGAGGAAAAAAATACAGTTTCTATTTGGAAGCCTCTAGATTATTGTCAACATAAATGTCACTTGAAATTAACAGACGacgaacaaaaacttattttttattcttaccgGCAGGAATGTAgtgatttcatttcaaaatttaattttctgagtGAGCTTATAAGATTGGTACCGACATACAAAAGTACTTCTAATGATTCAGAAGAAGAATACTCGcctaggttttattttaaaatcaacgaAGGTTATCAGAGAGTTTGCGAAGGCTGCTTTCAGCATATCCTGGGCGAGGATTCGAGTTGTATCAAAGCTGTTTTACAGAATAAAATACTCAGTATTATTC aattcaaggAAGAAAAATTGCAAGAAAAGAAGAACCAAATGCCTGAAACTAGTACTAGGATTGATTTGCCATTTGATACAAAAGTAAGATTCTGGACACGAATTCCTAAATGTCCAAAGGAATGTTACTTAAAGATTACTGAAGACGATCAAGAACGTATTTTTGCCTTATACTGGGATGATTCAACGTTAAAATCCAGATACAAATTTCTGAATGACAGGATACATATTGCGCGTggagaaaataattctaaattaattattaatttctttcttgatACAATGACTGGCCGTGTAACAGTTTGTAGACTATGTTTCCAGACTGTTCTTGCAGAAAAGCATATAATGATCAGAAGGATACTAGACGCTAAATTAATGGAACTTGAAA gtCATCGAGATGTAGCAGAGTTTTTCCCAGCGAGTTCTGTAGTCGATAAAACTAGAGTAGTAGAAGCACACATAATGAAATTTCCACTAATAAGCAAAATTCACAATGTCACCGAGGATGGTTCCAGTAAATATCTACCGTTCGGGTTGACAATTGAGATAATGTACAATCTTTATAGAAAGGAGATTTCCAATCCTGTTGATATCGATGCGTACATAGAGGTCTTGacaaaaatgaatctgaaatttCAATCCACGCATCAGGTCGATTGTGAACAGTGCGCAACAGCTGAGGAGCGGATTAGTGCGGCAAGTGATGTTTATGTTCAAAGCAAAATGCGAAGTCTTCATGATGTCCACGTTAATCAGGCCATAGAGTCTTACACCTGCTATCTTCAAGATGAAGGGTCGGCAAACTCATTCAATTCGGTCCTGGTTTGTTCGTTCACTCTTCATCACAGTTTACCAACTCCGCTTGTCGACGAGCCGACTTCTTACTACACACAACCACTTTGGACTTACGGTTTAACAATTCAGGCGCAATCAAAAAATCGCTCGACATGTAAACTCAAGACCTACATGTGGGATCAGACTCAGGGGCGAAAAACCGGCAATGAAATCGCATCTTGTTTATatcaatatttacaaaatttacctCCTAGAATCAAATCAGTAATCATATATTCTACTTCCTGCCATGGAGAGAGTCGACGCAAAAACCTTTCCAGGATGTTTTTGCATTTACTTGCGAATCACAAAACTCTACTGGCCGTGAACCATAAGTTCTTCGTGGACAAACATTCCCCAATTGAACAAAGTTTAACTAATGATTGGCTAGAAACGATGAAAAATCATATTGGTAGCATCGAAGAGCCATCAGATTGGTATGATGCGTTTGCTGTAGAGGGTGATGAGCCAGATTATCAACGCGAAGTTCTTGTTATGAAGGCAAagaatttttacgattttgaGTTCAGCGAGGCTCTGGCGACACATAGTGTTAAGAAAGATGAACCTTTAATATTGGAGAATGTTAGATGGTTGCGATATACAAAAGAAGGAGTTTATTGCAAGTATAGTTGGTCAAAAACTGATCCATTTTGTATAATGAAATTCGAGGTTCATAGTCTTGGCAGAAGAAAACTGAAACAGCTTGAAGTTGTTCCTATGActgagaaaaagaagaagaatcttttgaatcttttgcCTTTCCTGAGCCCTGGTGTACGCAGTTTCTACAAAGGTTTACCAGCTGTTGAGAATGGCCATTCTTCTTATTTGAATCTGAAAGACTGCAGTTCTCGAAGGAAGGATAGAGAAAGGTCTTGGAAGAGACCCTTCGCAAATATCGATACGCAAGAAAACAATGATGAACTTTCAGAAGATAGTACTGTTGAAGAGGAATTGGAT